One window of Triticum dicoccoides isolate Atlit2015 ecotype Zavitan chromosome 5A, WEW_v2.0, whole genome shotgun sequence genomic DNA carries:
- the LOC119299833 gene encoding osmotin-like protein isoform X2, giving the protein MARDLAFVLLVLAALAAFSSATKLTIHNLCPHPVWPLVTPNAGLPSISENTARLDTNAILSLTFPPTFWAGRVAARTGCNDGTSPPRGCFTGDAPPSTVAQITVHDSGNLDLAAYSVSLVDGFNVPMVLSPQAIGGGQCPALGCVVDLNCDCSPDNRAAEGTACRGPAGYFKNRCPLTRTTPTDVEPVPQSCRAPGELKIVLCQSSTGCGAAAAEDADMVIRTVVADN; this is encoded by the exons ATGGCCAGGgatctcgccttcgtcctcctcgtccttgccgcgcTAGCCGCCTTCTCGTCAGCGACCAAGCTGACCATCCACAACCTCTGCCCGCACCCGGTCTGGCCGCTCGTCACCCCCAACGCCGGCCTTCCGTCCATCTCCGAAAACACCGCGCGCCTCGACACCAACGCGATTCTCTCCCTCACCTTCCCACCCACCTTCTGGGCCGGCCGCGTCGCGGCCCGCACCGGCTGCAACGACGGCACGTCGCCGCCGCGCGGGTGCTTCACGGGCGACGCGCCGCCGTCCACCGTCGCGCAGATCACGGTCCACGACAGCGGGAACCTGGACCTCGCCGCGTACAGCGTCAGCCTCGTAGACGGGTTCAACGTGCCGATGGTGTTGAGCCCGCAGGCCATCGGCGGCGGGCAGTGCCCGGCGCTCGGCTGCGTCGTGGACCTCAACTGCGACTGCTCTCCGGACAACCGCGCCGCCGAAGGCACCGCGTGCCGCGGGCCCGCGGGGTACTTCAAGAACCGTTGCCCGCTCACCAGGACCACGCCGACAGACGTGGAGCCCGTGCCGCAGAGCTGCCGCGCGCCCGGGGAGCTTAAGATCGTCCTCTGTCAATCGTCCACAGGG TGCggcgccgcggcggcggaggacgcCGACATGGTCATCCGCACCGTCGTCGCCGACAACTAG
- the LOC119299833 gene encoding osmotin-like protein isoform X1, with translation MARDLAFVLLVLAALAAFSSATKLTIHNLCPHPVWPLVTPNAGLPSISENTARLDTNAILSLTFPPTFWAGRVAARTGCNDGTSPPRGCFTGDAPPSTVAQITVHDSGNLDLAAYSVSLVDGFNVPMVLSPQAIGGGQCPALGCVVDLNCDCSPDNRAAEGTACRGPAGYFKNRCPLTRTTPTDVEPVPQSCRAPGELKIVLCQSSTGAELA, from the coding sequence ATGGCCAGGgatctcgccttcgtcctcctcgtccttgccgcgcTAGCCGCCTTCTCGTCAGCGACCAAGCTGACCATCCACAACCTCTGCCCGCACCCGGTCTGGCCGCTCGTCACCCCCAACGCCGGCCTTCCGTCCATCTCCGAAAACACCGCGCGCCTCGACACCAACGCGATTCTCTCCCTCACCTTCCCACCCACCTTCTGGGCCGGCCGCGTCGCGGCCCGCACCGGCTGCAACGACGGCACGTCGCCGCCGCGCGGGTGCTTCACGGGCGACGCGCCGCCGTCCACCGTCGCGCAGATCACGGTCCACGACAGCGGGAACCTGGACCTCGCCGCGTACAGCGTCAGCCTCGTAGACGGGTTCAACGTGCCGATGGTGTTGAGCCCGCAGGCCATCGGCGGCGGGCAGTGCCCGGCGCTCGGCTGCGTCGTGGACCTCAACTGCGACTGCTCTCCGGACAACCGCGCCGCCGAAGGCACCGCGTGCCGCGGGCCCGCGGGGTACTTCAAGAACCGTTGCCCGCTCACCAGGACCACGCCGACAGACGTGGAGCCCGTGCCGCAGAGCTGCCGCGCGCCCGGGGAGCTTAAGATCGTCCTCTGTCAATCGTCCACAGGGGCGGAGCTAGCCTAA